The Mercenaria mercenaria strain notata unplaced genomic scaffold, MADL_Memer_1 contig_1249, whole genome shotgun sequence region CGCTCCTGGAGGGTCAGCCACTGGAGCTGCTGCAGCATGGGTGTAATCGGAGAAGACCATTTTCGCTGATCTTCGTTGCTCCATTTCCAGCTTCCGAATGTTGGTATCAGTGAATGGGTCCCAGATGATAGTGGCTTATTCCACGAGAGGCCTCACCAGGGTAGTGTAGCAGAGCTCCTTGGTCTTCCTGGGGCATTGTTGGATGTTACGTTGGAGGAAAGATCGGGTGTTGTTGGCTTTCTTGGTGACTGCGTTGCTTTGATGGTTCCATTTGAGTGACTTGTGAATGTTTAGGCCTAAATATATTGCTGAGTCAACTACTTCAAGAATATGTCCGTGGATGTTGTAGGGTTGATTAATAGGTTTTCGTTTGTTTGTTATGTGCATGATCTGACATTTCTTTGGGTGAAATTCTATCAGCCAGTCCTTCTCCCATCGTTGGAGGCCGTCAAGATCTTTCTGCAGAGCGTGGGCGTCTTCTTCTGACTTGATGTGTCTTGCAACGGATTCCGATGATATGTTCTTCGGGAGGTCGTTGATATATAGGAGGAATAGCAGAGGACCAATGACACTTCCCTGTAGGACCCCGGACTGTACTGGTGCCTGGGACGATGTACTGCCGTCTGGGTTCACCTGCTGGCTGCGACCCTCCAGGAAGCTGCTGATCCAACTGTGTATGTTGTTCCGTACACCGTAATAATTGAGTTTGGACAACAAGCGCTGATGGGGCACTTTATCAAATGCCTTGGAGAAGTCCAGCACGATGACATCGGTCTGACCCATGTTGTCTATGGTGCTGGCTAGATACTGGATGGTGAGTAGTAGCTGGGTCTCACAGGATCTCCTTTTCCGGAAGCCATGTTGTGCGTGGATTTTAACGGGATTTTATTGTATTTCTTAGAATACTTTAtaagtttatatttatttagacATACCAATACACTTGCTAAATGCATGGAAGGACAAATGCCGTTAAAACTGTAGACAATGTCATTCAGAATTATCGCTTTGTGCACAAAACACAGGGAGAGATAGCGATTTCATCCAATTAGCACGATGATTGCATAAATCTTTCGTATAGCTATAAATACCTAGCAATCTGATTTACCAACAAACTTAATACGGCTAAGCAGAAAAAGCTACAATAACATCTTGATAAAGTGTTTACAATCAGCATTTATCATAAATCAAGTAACTGACATAAAGAGGAAGGTGAAAGGgtttcaaaaatgtaattttagtgGTAAACGGAATGTCGGCTGGTTGGTAATCGGCCGGTCGGTCGTTTCATTGCAAATGGTTTGTGCACGACAGggattcaaaacaaaattcatacaGATGAACATCCTTATTTGCATATTCTCTTTGAAGGTGTCCTCTGTAATAAGAATTTAATAAACTCTGATGGTTTCACACAAGTAGGTATTCATTTCTTGTAGATGAATTTATTTAGAACAAAACTCAGGAGGTAGGATATATGTCACTGTCTTTGCAAGTTTAAATTTATTAGACGTATCTAAAGAAAAAGTACAAGGCTCAACAGAGCTTCACCTTGAACACTGAATGATAATTTGAAAGACAGTTTCCTAATACATTCTTTAATTTACTTGCAATGCATAGACTTGTAATATAAGTGAATGATGTAAATAGACATGATATAGTAATTAACAGATTTTGTAGTGAGTTTTGTGATGTGTTTCTTGTATACAATTGTAAACAGATTGTCTATGAGAAAAATCAGCACCCTTCAGGTTTCCCATATATCTATAGAGGAGTATTTACATATGCAATTAATCCTGTAATACTTTCGCGGCGgcattttcaaatgaaacataGTGTCgcatgaatataaaataaaaacgtctATCtcataatatatgagccgcgccatgagaaaaccaacatagtgcgtttgcaaccaacatggatccagaccagcctgcgcatccgcgcagtctggtcatgatccatgctgttcgctttcaaagcctattggaattagagaaactgttagcgaacagcatggatcctgaccagactgcgcggatgcacaggctggtctggatccatgctggtcgcaaacgcactacgttggttttctcatggcgcggctcaattatgttgattttattcgtaatgttttatattatattatattatattatattatattatattaatgtCCAACGATCTTACATATGTAATCATCAAGTTAATAATTTAGTAGCCTTTGTATCAACGGAAGCAGTTTGGAGAGCAGAAACATGAATTTCAATGGAATTTATTTCTGacaaaaatgaatgtaaaagATATATAGATTTGTGTTGAGCTATTGTTAACAGTTTTGATTGAATCTATTTCCTGCgaatataaatgtaaacaatatacatattattgtcaaagaagacaaataaaaatatatttgcattAATGCATAATCAAAAGAAGTTTGATCAAAGCATTATCAATAAATTTATGACATTAAATTGAATATAGTAACACAAAAGATTTCACAAAAATGTAATCTGATTGTTCACTATTATTGATTTAAGATTCATTGTGACGAAACGGTAGAATGGAAAGTAATACCGAATAATTTCAGTCAATATGCTAGGTAGAGTTATTTTTCTTCGAGTTTCATGCCAATTAAACACTTGTTCATAATGAAAAAGTGATATGTGTCTAACATGTCCATTGATACGTCGTAAGAAGGTTCCAAATGTAATTTTGTGTTCGAATCGCACGCCTTTTTAGCAATTggatattttatatcatttatttttggaGAGTAAAAACCTTTCAAATAGAAAAACTGATTGTcgtaaacattgttttttttaaaagtattatcGCAACTAAGCGGTCGCCATATTTAGTTTTATCCTAAGTCATAGCCAGCCTTCACCTAAAGTAAGGACTTGTCTCAAATTTGAACCTAGTTAAAACAGTTttcggtatttggatgcacgtgcgtacaaaaatcctgtattttctgtatttggacgcacgcgcatACAAACAATCCTATATTTTCTCGAACCCGTACCCagctcgtacccagctgagaaaaccatattgaactcgcctagcggctcgtgcaatatggttttctcagctgggtacttgtccaaatatatctccgtattgtacagaacaatgttaaataacctgaTATTACTTACCGCATGGCTTTCTAGTTTTAATAGGGTAAGTATCCTCGAAAGCGCATGAACTCAGGTTAGTAACCAAATACTAACCTGACTAGTAGGTTAGTATTTGAATACTAACATGTACTCGTGCCGCAACTTTGCAAGCGACCTACTGTGTAcacattacatgtatacaaaaaaaTAGTTTCTTGATTTCCCTGCTATTGAACAAGAAAAAGGGAGAATATTGTATGAATACAGAGGTTcaataaaaatagatataatgttGTGATTTTACTAGACATATTTCTTTAAAGTTCATTTTGTTATGAGAGATGACAATGTATGTAATCTATTTCGTAATCTACATTCGAGTCGCAGGTTCAGAATCCATAAACTCTGGTTCGGATAACAGATCGTCATTGTAGTAATGAAATTATGTTGAAACGGCTCAAAACCTAGTCcaacaaaaatcaaataaacattaaacacattacGTAACTTAAGTTCTGTTTTCTCCAGAAAACAtcagaaaaatgcatatttatacgACTTTTCTTGGCtagtaactttaaataaaaagtaacagCTATTATAGTAAGTGATTCTGTAAATTATGTAATGGTAGGgcttggacggtagcatgcattcccactaccgtccatgaacaagctcaatcttgcaagcttgcaacattttcatttttgtcgtgttgggtgacTTGTGGGTTTCTAATTTTTCTATTTGCAAAATTTGTGAAATGTTGTTGTCATGCAGACGTTTTGTACTGaatttatcaatttcaaattATAAAGTACATTATGTACAATCCTTATGTAGATAAATAACAAACCAGGCTTTTAACCGTCACCTTTTAATGATTTGCTTCTTCAAGTACAGACATTAAGAAGCGACTTTaacctgaaatatatataaaactaatAAACTTTCGAAATAACAAACACACTGGTCAAAACATTATCGGAGCAGTGGGTTCAACCGTCGTTTGAGCGGTGACTGATACACAGAGAGTTGATAAACATTAATGAAGTATCATTGGAAGTAtgatttaaaggcatttctaccATACATTTACCAAACTGAATAAAAACAATGGGTGGGCACGGAGCGCAAATGAATCATTTTAACCCGGTGTTTTGCCGTTTGCCCAAACACTTGTGTACGGTGCGGCGAAGTAAGGACATTTTTGTTACATTGAGAACAATGCTTATCCGGATCATGTAATTATTGTAACACACCTCATTTTCAGGCTACTTCTTAAGACAAAGCAAACCATATTTCATAATATTCGTGTAATTCTAACTACAGCTCACGTATTTTTAGGCATATTTGAAGCGCACCAATATTCTTTTATCCTCCACAAATAATATGTtggactagctcctagactatgatgtctttttttattatgtttttaaaattgttaatgtagccagtctatatcctatgtccaatatcataatattaACAGTCagctctaaaatagactggcatttgtcactattacatagagtaaaagaaaaaatacaaaagaccAATTCTTTATTTTCAGCCTTGTGGCTAGTTTATAGGACATGTTACCATAAAGCAGTAGTCAATGGCAATTAAACTAGACAGATGTAAGACTAACTTTTTTATGCTGGGAGAGAGAGAATCAGGATGGGATCTTTTTAAATGCGTCGCGTAGCAATCCATTTGGAGCTATGTTACGTTAAGTTTTGGCCTATATTTAGTCATAAACCgtatgaaatttatgaaaatacatgtcTTAAAAGTAGTCCTTTGATTATGAAGTGTTTGGACACTGTATAGTGTTAGATATGCGCAAATGTTGAAAAGAAAACCTAcatcccccgccggactgtacagtaGTATTTGGACACACAGCAAAACTCTGGGCTACTAAGAAACTCTCCAGGTCCATTCATCGCTTGTTTGCATAGATAATAGAAATTCCTTTAATTCGTCCTTTCAAAACCGGAAATTTTATGTTTCATCCACATTTACCCATTCCTTTCCAAAACAATTTCACCACTCAAACAATGTTGGAACCACCTGCTCTGATAAAGCTAAAATAATGCGAAACAAATGCAAGTAAATGAAGCCTATCTCTATCAAGTTGTAGTGTTGTTTTGAGACGGTTACATTACTTTTAAAgtataactgatttttttcataaCTTTACAACCACAGTCTTACGTAGTTTGTATAGACACTGTTAAATTCTGGAAAACCTTTTAATGTAGTAATGTTTAAGGTTGGtgtaaaatatgttcttttaCAAACAATGAaggatataaataaaacattgtgtAACAATAATGTATTAAATGAATAGCTTTTTTATGAGAAAGAAATCAAGCATGGTGTTTTATATTCAGAAGCTTAAACATTGTAAAATATCTACAAATGGAATACCTATAATCTGTTGAGGATGTGGCATTGTACAGTTCATGTTACAAAAGTCTGAATGACAACATTTGGAGCAGACGGAGCATATCGTGCCTGAATGTCTCTTTTCGAGATGCACACCTGTATTATTTTCCAAAAAATAGACATTTAATTTAGACGGCATTTTCTGAAGATACTTGTTAGTACAGGAACCAAATAAAGCAATGgaacatttttatatgtatttcttaTCATTAGGATATCCCTTTCGTTATGTGTATTATGAAATTCAATGGTCTTGCCTATTCACgtttaaattgtttcttttgcCATTTTAACCCTACTCTTCACCATAAAATATTAAGGCACATAATTATTGGTTTAATACTGCctacatgttttacaaaacttGACTTTGAAGCGATAAGTGTAATGTCGGAGTAAGGTGGCCTAGGTAGAGAGGTATATTTTACCTGGTCATCTGCGCAGCCCATAACATAATGATAATCAGAGCCCCACTCAAACTTTTCTATCTTACAGacctgaaaataaatgtttaagtcAGTTAAATTATTTGAGGAtcaattattttgattcttcTGCAACGTTGTGCACAAAATCTCAACCgttccaaagttacaggacaAGGTATACAAAACATAACCTTACAAATCGTATATGGATTTACTCAATGAATTTACAGAAGACAGAGAAACATTAGACAAGCCTCTAGACTatgatctgtaaatttatttttatttttagaattgtgaatatagccagtctatatttTGTTTCCAATATCATAACATTACAATCAGTTTTCTCTGAAAGTCTCTAAAATAGATATGAATTTGTCACgcttacataaaataaaagaaaaattgcaaaagttgattttttttttcgacaaaTTCTTTATCATCAGTCTAGTGGGCTAGTCTAGAGAAACATGAGAAACaatagcattttctttctggtctggttcCAGTGGAACGGTCAGTGACTAAAACGTCACTGGCGAGTCTAAACTTGTTTAAATTGTTAACAGTGCATATAAAAGTTACTCCCCACAAGTAACCTCTAATATACTTTATGGTAACAAAAAGCACAGTACGTTAAAACAATGAAATcgtacatatgtatatatattttatcaaactaTACAAGTATGCACCAATGTTTTTCTGCAGGAAATGCAACAAGGGCACCGCCTACAGGGTAAATGCTTGACGTAAGACAATATGCATGAAAAGAGTTGTGGTTCTTAGCCTTCCTATTCCTCTACTGACGATAAATAAATGTGTTATGTTTCAAAACtattgttgttattgtaataaaAACCGGATCTGAACAAAAAAAGCCTATACCgacattttttatatcaaaaagacCAATACATTTGGATGAAAATGCATGCATGGTTACTCAATATTCAGCTAAAACTAAGCAAGCAAGAATACAAAGTTTCAATGCTACATATCTTATACTCTTTACAAAAAGTAGACATAAACGAGAAGCTTAACCAAAAATACCAGTTTTCTAATTTAAAGGGTCATACATATGACAAAATGCAAAAGAGCATAACGGTTCTTGGTCTATTGATTCTTCGAACTCATTTAGGCCGATAAGTTCACCAAATCTTCATTTTTAACACTTTAATCTTTTATGAACAACCTTTTGAAAGCTTCATTATATTATCCATCGAAACGAAGTAAACATACAGTAAAAGCACATATACATGTGAAAAAATTCTATCAATGCCTTTGGTATCTTGTTTTTGACCTTTTTACCTACTTTCGAAATTAGAAATACACTTTAGCCACTGCAAGGCACGCTTCGTCTAACCATCCCTTAAGCTGAATGCATGCCGTCGTATATAAGATAAAGGCATATCAGTTTTGAAGACATCCCTAGCAGAAATATCTGCATgatcagatcatgatcagatcaTTACATGTCCGAAATGTCAGAAGAAAGATAATGAAGTACTTTATATAGGACACTGAACACTTATCTGTATGTTATTATCTTGCAAGAGCAAAGCCATCAACATGTAAGCTGGCTTTTttagtcgttttttttttaccataaaatcccacttttttcagtattttcgtgAAGTGTTGTATTTGTTATGTATAAGACCTGCTAATTACTAGTTCACCTGATCTGGACGACACATGTGTACCGACTGACAAAAATCGTCCTGTCCTTGGTGTGCACAGTCAAAGCAAATTGGTCCTCTGCTGTCGAAATTTGGCAGACCTGTTGAAACAATACCCATTTAGTAAATATTTAACCACTACCTACTTTTTCGAGTCTATGTCGAGTCTGTGCTACAATGAATAGAGCACTTGTCTTTATTTCGACTTCAACTTTAAGTTATAAAGCAACTAtccattaaggtattagatcactaatagagaacctcctttttaaagagtattcaattcctaccataaacctactttgacagcaattcttagggggcgtaggttcaagccctactgggaccaaaatattttttccttattttcctttttttctagtaagtttttacttctttcaagacttattattgttttcttgtacaaaaatggaaaaaagattaatcttataagcgatttcttggtgttcaaagtgaatttactacttaaacagaaggggtagaggtacacatctttaaaaatattgagttacacacggtgaaagttctctattttgttttcacttttagattatatattgtggaagaaatttaggtaggttttacaacTGCCCtatggttatttttaaatggagtaagcaaaattcaaaacagaaacacagcattcgaccttattttttcaatgttgaagtatgaattctgtctcattaagtccgtttacttgaggcaccatagaaaaatgatattgacatttttattttgtgttttataattgtttgccaatagtttgatgtttcttttattaaaattaatggtaaaatgagttctctgcaaacgttttggatagtggctatcactttgaaatttgtctgtacttgagcttgaggagataccgtaagttatacaaaatttataaaaaacggcacggtaaaagttgtttaaaaattgcaaaatagtgcaaaacacggttacctttcagaatataccaagcaaaggccattttgtaaacattactattagtgctctagtggacccgtattgacaatcggcaaattacgtattTTTCGTAATCGATTTCGGCATTCAACGGTTTATTCGAAAAACCATTTACTCGCTTAGCTACGTGTACCTAATTAGAATATGTTTTCAGACGGAAATTGTCGGTCCATTACATTAGTAAGGAAGATAGAGTGAGTAAGAAGCTATGTATCGAGTTTTAGCAGACGATTCGAATACGCAGATAAAACTATTAGCACTATTCATGACACTGCTCAACAAATATACCAAACATATTTTCTGCTTACTATAACAGCTCAAAAATAAAGCAAACCCTAAACATTGTAATTCGGCCTGCTATAATAAAGTTATAATTTATGAAGACAGTCTGAAAAGTatggcagaaaaaaaaattagttacCGTCGTCTCCGCAACCCATGACATTACAAaagtttccatggcaacattgCTGGCAGCCTATCAGATCTTCTAAACTATGACATTTCTAGATGTTAGTAAATATAAAGATGGAATACATATCGTGATCCTAGGTTGCAAAACATATCAATGATAtagaataaaatgttaaaatgtactgtcatattgcattttttttggataaattcATTTAAGTGGTAAAACTGAGTTACGCTTCAACGGAAATAACGCTCTGCGTCTACACTAGAATACTTTATGTAGTGTAAACTctatgttaataaaatctgtgagagATCCTTTGAAAGGATAGCACGCAGTCAAgcaaacaatagcagactcagtttgattgaacctgttgaCGAGAGGTAATGACATGTGCAACATCCCTTACGTCCGTAGCACTGGCTTAtatggaattctattacagtgaAACTGAATCTTGTCTGTGGCCCCAAAGAACCGGAAAAGATAAAAAACACTGAGTCCATGCACTTGAAGACATTTTCAGCGAACATAGTAATTAAATATGTACAACAAAACATCTGTGGATAGTGTGCAAAGTCGGGTCAAACTTGATAAATGTCAGTGATAACGACTGTTGAAGCCACTTAGTACAAATTCTGCGTCTAAAACTATTTGATTTTGGTTTACTTACATTTGCATGCATACAACCTGACCGAAACAAATGAAATTTGTGACTTCGTGTATACTTCTGGATGTAGCATACCTGACAAAGAATGAAATAGCAACACAATTATTGATAATCAGAAAACATTAAGCATCaaaagtatagttttcaactaCAAACACTTACGATGCATTTTAGAACTTATATCTTTATGACTTTTCTtgtaaacttgaaatattttgtaaaacaattaataaatacGAACATAAAGAAATCAAAATCTGTATTGCACAAGGTGAATTACCCGGTTTAGTACCGGAACATATAAAGTCACCTCCAACATatgaaaattattgttatatattaCCTCGTTTGAGTTACATCGTGTAACTATGTCACAGAATTGAAGGTGTGTCATATCTTCACACTGGAAACACCAGGTACCATTTCCTGGAGGAgttatatacttttatatatgATACTGTTATTATA contains the following coding sequences:
- the LOC128551540 gene encoding uncharacterized protein LOC128551540, translating into MCTECTENPITTTTTMSSVSAPVQPESTTSIQHGSGGQQGYEIGNGTWCFQCEDMTHLQFCDIVTRCNSNEVCYIQKYTRSHKFHLFRSGCMHANKCHSLEDLIGCQQCCHGNFCNVMGCGDDGLPNFDSRGPICFDCAHQGQDDFCQSVHMCRPDQVCKIEKFEWGSDYHYVMGCADDQVCISKRDIQARYAPSAPNVVIQTFVT